The stretch of DNA AAAATAATAAATAACGAATTCACTTAAAATAAAGATCAGATGGATCATCAATTTCAACTACCGGGCAGTTATAAAAAGTGGACGTATGGCCTTATTGGCGCCGGTGTAATCGCATTGTTGTATGGATTTATCATGTTTCACCCGTTAGCACATGCAGGGCATGGCGAAAATGTGAACAGCACCCGTTTCTGGGCCGTGCTTTTACAGAACAGCGTATTCTTTTTGCTGGTGGTGAACGCAGCCATGTTCTTTATTTGTGTTACCACCATGGCCATGGCCGGCTGGGTGGTTGCTTTCCGGAGGGTCTCAGAAGCCATCTCAAGCGTAGTGCCCATTTTAGGGGTCATTACTTTTGTTATTTTAATGGCCATCGTATTTGGCGGCCGTACAGACATCTATCACTGGCTGGATACAGAGGCCGTTGCAAAAGACCATATTTTAAATGGGAAGAGCGGATTCCTGAATGCCAAGTTCTATGCCATCTGGTCTTTCCTTACCATTTTCCTTTGGTGGTTCCTGGGCAGGAAGATGAGAAGCCTGAGCCTGGAAAGCGATAAGAAAGGGCCCATGGATTATGAGACCGGGAAGAAATGGATATGGAACAATACCGTTTGGGCTTCTTTATACTGCGTGGTGTTTACCCTTACCGTAGCCTCCACCATACCATGGCTCTGGCTGATGAGTATTGATGCACACTGGTACAGTACCATGTACAGCTGGTACACATTCGCCAGCACATTTGTATCCGGTATGTCGCTGATCGCTTTGTTCGTGATCTATTTAAAGAACCGCAACCAGTTGCCTTATGTTACCGAAGAGCATCTTCATGACCTGGGTAAATTCATGTTTGCGTTCTCTGTTTTCTGGACATACCTGTGGTTCTCGCAGTACATGCTGATCTGGTACAGTAACCAGCCGGAAGAGACCAAGTATTTTATTGAGCGGATAGGAACGGCAGAAAAAGCAGGCCCGTATAAAGGCCTCTTCTTCTTCAACCTGATCGTGAACTTCCTTTGCCCGTTGCTGATATTGATGAGGAGGGGAACCAAAAGGAACTGGACCATGGTCACCATCATGGCGGTGCTCATCATCTTCGGTCACTGGATAGACCTTTACCAGATGGTGATGCCGGGAACACTGCATGAACATTTTCAACTGATGCCGTTTGAATTCGGGGTTGCCTGTTTCTTCATCGGGCTGATCATGTGGGGAGTGGGAAATTACCTGACCAGGCATTCCCTGCTGGTAAAGAATCATCCTTTCCTGAAAGAAAGCATGATCCATCATACCTAAACATTCCGTTGCTTTTGTAACAGAAGGCAGTTGAATGGGGAACCAAGTTTTTAAACAAGAGACCAGAATAATATTTACAGAAAATAACTTTGAATATGAAGGAGTTTTTAATGGTAGTTTTAGGCACGTTGATCTTCGTGGTCATCTTCCAGATTGCGAAAGCCAGTGAGTATGTGAGTGTGTTAAAGGGTGAGGAAAAGACCCGTAAACAGAATAACCGCATCAATGCCTTTTTACTGATGGGGCTGCTGGTGTTTGGTTTGATCGGGGTCTGGTACTGCAATGAATTGTTTTACGGTAAAACACTTTTTCCACAGGGTTCTGCATCGGTAGAAGGAGAAAGCCAGGACCAGATGTTTATGATTACAACGGCCGTAACCGGGGTTGTTTTTGTCCT from Chitinophagaceae bacterium encodes:
- a CDS encoding quinol:cytochrome C oxidoreductase; protein product: MDHQFQLPGSYKKWTYGLIGAGVIALLYGFIMFHPLAHAGHGENVNSTRFWAVLLQNSVFFLLVVNAAMFFICVTTMAMAGWVVAFRRVSEAISSVVPILGVITFVILMAIVFGGRTDIYHWLDTEAVAKDHILNGKSGFLNAKFYAIWSFLTIFLWWFLGRKMRSLSLESDKKGPMDYETGKKWIWNNTVWASLYCVVFTLTVASTIPWLWLMSIDAHWYSTMYSWYTFASTFVSGMSLIALFVIYLKNRNQLPYVTEEHLHDLGKFMFAFSVFWTYLWFSQYMLIWYSNQPEETKYFIERIGTAEKAGPYKGLFFFNLIVNFLCPLLILMRRGTKRNWTMVTIMAVLIIFGHWIDLYQMVMPGTLHEHFQLMPFEFGVACFFIGLIMWGVGNYLTRHSLLVKNHPFLKESMIHHT